atatgatatttccatgcagatattctgcgtcatcatacgatgaaagagtaatggaacggagaaaagttctctccggcaccaggatttgaacccgggttttcagctctacgtgctgatcctttatccaccaagccacaccggatactcatcccggtgtcggacagaatcgtctcagtttaagttccaactcttgggttccctctagtggccgccttctgcactacgtcatagatgtctatgaacctaggaccgaagtccacacatgtgctgaggtgcactcgttatgagtgactagttggccgggatccgacggaataagcgccgtcttaaatcacgaagtgatttacgcatatcatatatattattttaatgtaccgaagtacatatgatattcgtgcgagatcgtgcgtatttgcttgctttccgcacaaaaccaatacgcggtaagtgtgaaataccacattcagtattcccaacgtaacacacataacaatttccctcttcttaccgcttaagcgccatattcattttactgctttaggcttttaacttattatttttagagacgtttaacatagtaataattataaattggaaacttaccactgcaatttcacctaaattacactgttaattattgtttttaaatatttgcaaaaattaagtaaactctacaacaccacaaaagctactgcatttgtaatgcaagtaacattaaggaagccatgaaaaaatcaacaagattccagatgccgatgttattactgcaatatgttatataaataatattattaaaatattaaaatgaaaaataaatcattacataaccttaccgtttgttttaagttcgcatttatagactgggggaaaaaaaagacagacgtatatcacggcctgctggaatatagtaaacacagaaaacatttaatagcaacaatgttgaagatagatatttttgttttccaaagttgccgtcattgaacagaaaccaagatggagatttcattgcaactaattagaaattcctctttcaggtatgtaataaacgatcttcgcacaaaataatgtacgatacacgagcggtatgtttgttttcatgttctcggaaattaaaaaagctcaactacgtttcgctttttcaatcttttcctcgaacatgaaaacttcaacataccgctcttgtaacgcatattactattccatgcagatattctgcgtcatcatacgagaGAATTTTTGTCCGTTCCATTAATCTTTCAACGTATATAGAAATATGAAGATAATTCAACATTTGTGTGAGAGCCTATAAATGTAAAACATCATATTTACCCGACCACTTGAAACGAAAACAATCCACTCATTCTGTAGAAACAGAACAACTGTAACctacaaatttatgtaaattaagaccAAGTGAAACTCTTTAATTGTAacagtgataaaaaataaaagacaaataagCTTACATATTGTTATAATGACGCAAATATGTTCTTCGTTTACGTAAACAACTTCACCGAAAACGAATGGAACTATCGGGTACCGGCATGCATTCAATAGTGAAAAACATTCGACACTGTCCATCAATAACACATACAGACCAGTAGAATGTGGATGAAATTGGAGATGCACTATTCACTATAAAATTTGCTTTCAACAGACTGTACTCTTCTCAGCTGATACGTGTAACTTTCGTGCCTTTGACGTCACTAGTGTTTCATTAAGTTTACAGAGAGAACTATCGTAAAACAGAAAATCCAAACACATGGCACGTAAcacaaaacactgtaaaataaatGCAACACACACTCACCAACCTGTCACATTTGGACCGTCAGGCAGTGCCAGAATTTCTATCCTGTTTCAATTCTGACACCGATACGCAATTATCTTTTATCTTTTATCAGACAGATGAACCACGGATTCGTTATCTTCCAGCAGAAGTGGCTACAAACCCGTGCGTAAGAGGGCGAAATCTAGCATGACAGCTAACTCATCAATACCAGGTAACAGATGGGGTGAAGTGCCACGGTACAAggaaaatgaaaggaaagaagGTGAAATGCAGAGAAACAAGAGGAGTTCAATGAAtgcaaagggaatacaagaacaagagcAATATATGAGCCgctgagagcagaagtggtgtaagtcaaaaatgggtaatgaggattaaagtaaacattctgcaaaatacagcgcaaagtagcatttaatattcaatttatttaaagtattagtaGTTAGTGGATCGcaggaaggacatattaattgctactttgcgctgtattttacagaatttttacttcaacctcattacccaattttaacTTACACCACATCTGCTCTCAGCGGCTCATATATGAAAAAGAAGGGAATCCAAGGAGTAGcctacaagaggaatacaagggaaATATATAGgacgaacaaggggaattcaagaagTACAAGGGCAACACAAGAACAAGAGATATACACgaaaaacaaaggaaatacaaaaacaaggggaatagaggaagaacaagggaaattgaaagagtacaaggggaatacaaggaaaatacaggacgaacaaggggaattcaagaagTACAAGGGCAACACAAGAACAAGAGATATACACgaaaaacaaaggaaatacaaaaacaaggggaatagaggaagaacaagggaaattcaaagagtacaaggggaatacaaggaaaataaaggacgaacaaggggaattcaagaagtacaagggcaatacaagaacaagaggaatatacgaagaacaaaggaaatacaaaaacaaggggaataggggaagaacaatggaaattaaaagagtacaaggggaatacaaggaaaataaaggacgaacaaggggaatacaagaagtacAAGGCAATACAAGAACAAGAGGTATACAcgaagaacaaaggaaatacaaaaacaaggggaatagggGAAGAACAATGGAAAATCTAAgagtacaagggaaatacaaggaaactACAGgacgaacaaggggaatacaagaagtacAAGGCAATACAGGAACAAGAGGTATACAcgaagaacaaaggaaatacaaaaacaaggggaatagggGAAGAACAATGGAAAATCtaagagtacaaggggaatacaaggaaaatacaggacgaacaaggggaatacaagaagtacAAGGGCAATACAAGAACAAGAGGTATACAcgaagaacaaaggaaatacaaaaacaaggggaatagggGAAGAACAATGGAAAATCtatgagtacaaggggaatacaaggaaaataaaggacgaacaaggggaatacaagaagtacAAGGCAATACAAGAACAAGAGGTATACAcgaagaacaaaggaaatacaaaaacaagggGGAATAGGGGAAGAACAATGGAAAAATCTAagaatacaaggggaatacaaggaaaatacaggacgaacaaggggaatacaagaagtacAATGGCAATACAAGAACAAGAGGTATACACGAAggacaaaggaaatacaaaaacaaggggaataggggagaacaatggaaaatctaagagtacaaggggaatacaaggaaaatacaggacgaacaaggggaatgcaagaagtACAAGGCAATACAAGAACAAGAGGTATACAcgaagaacaaaggaaatacaaaaaacaaggagaatagaggaagaacaaggggaattcaaggagtaCAAGAAAAACACAAGAACAAGAGGACTAGACGAAGTACTACTTGACAAGttctatccgtacgattctgatttttacttttatcattacaaaaactgataatgaatgatttattcctttgcagtttttcaattaaatggacgtttgctttaaaaaaaatatttattttattggatttccaaatttattgaaccctattttaccgttgggtatattagggctgtaataattcatacataattatatacaaatacttaaaaacttacttacaaatgcacaCTGTGCATATTACTAAGTGAAATAGACGCGTTACATAAAAAGATACGGTACGTAGGACATAAAATGACAGacattacaatataaaatatatacatattacattaaattatatgaaGTAATAAAAAATCACAGACATATTATATAGAAGTACgtagatataagataaaatagacaTAATACTTAGACAAACATACACAATACATGGGACAcagacatattatataaaatacatacgCAAAACATAACACACAgacttattacataaaaatctcaaGTATTTCATAGAAACAGACATTACGTTTAGGgcatatgataatataaaaacacatacagggtgattcaaaagtctggCAACATAGAGAAACTTTGTTATTAATGCAGATATCAAAAAATGTAAAGAGGAGAAATTTCTTGTAAATATGTtggtagttttcaatctaatgtgcttgaatttttacCGTAGAATACATCGTTGaggctgtacactagtacgacaTATCCGTCAGTCCTAACGCTGCGAAATTAATGGGATTTCCGCTAGTTCTAGTGGATTTTACAAACTTATTATTTAGCGGATAAAAATAGTCGACATGCAGAGATTAGCGATTGTTATTtaacttttcacagtacaaagaaacatttctttacattgcGAGCTTAAGGATTCGGGGGAAATTCGTTCTAGCATGGCGGTTTTTCTGAATCTGCATTGGCAAAACTGCTgtcattatttaataatttacccgGTACACTATGGTGATTGCGATAACGTAAAAGCCACCTTTAAAGACGAAACATGTGGCAACAGGGCATTTTCTATTCTCTTTGAGGTTCGTACCAGTGTATAATCTCAACGGTGCATTCTaatttgaaaattcaagcacgttGGATTCACAACTAGCCTACATATTTCCTACAACTTTCCCTTTTTCCCATTTTTTTGCTAGCTGCCCTAATAACAGAGTTTATCTAtgtcgccggacttttgaatcaccctgtatatcatacaAATGCATAGGTATGACATTAAATagacaaattacttacaaatgcttaCTCAACACATAAAACACAGACatattacacaaaatacatacacacgacatgaaaaaagagaaatattacataaaataggctacatacatattatatgaaacagtgatattacatcgttattattattattattattattattattattattattattattattattagtagtagtagtagtagtagtaatagtagtagtagtagtagcagtagtagtaacttagtagtagcagtagtagtaggccctagtagtagtagtagtagtagtagtagtagtagtagtagtagtagtagtagtagtggtagtaatattaTCTCCATTTATTGCACCCTGTTTTGCCCCCTGACAGGTTAGATTAAGGGGTTTGGTACAGCTTCAAGGAatacaattttggaaatagtcaacacttttttcctccattactgtatcttgtacaataatgaaaaattagtatgtgtaaaacactgcccttctgttatatgataaacatggttttacgatttaaaaaaaaattatttatatatatatttttttcaaaattccaagttcactgtgcagtgatgaagcgtttccctcataactcaaaaactatccaacattctgtgatgaaatttttgtgtgtatttatgcatgtcatatctacaatattgtgtaaaatcacttctctacctttgatagattgtctgataagaaataaattaatttaaaaaatggtgaaatatgtaacacaaaataaaaatatatattgtctattaaggaatgtagttgaaagagcataatattgtaaacatgagtttcagctataaaataaaagagagagaacatgaaaaagttaacaagtttatgagttatgagggaaacgcttcatcactgcacagtgaactttgaattttgaatttgaatcttaaaaatatatatatatatattttttcatatagcagaaggacagtgttttacacataccaattttcattattgtataagatacagtaatggaggaaaaaagtgttgaatatttccaaaaatttttctgcagtaagctatacctaaccccttaacacgtATACTTATATCCTGCCTAGAAGGTATGATAACTTACTTGAGTGACTAAGGGACGAAATGCTGCTATTCAGTCCTGAGTTCGTAGGTAAGCCGGCAatacgctgttgccaaactacatatattttcaacataattttataattagtcATGCATTTGACTATAAAATGCacgttttgtatttattttaatgtattctatttcgcCTTTCTATCTGCACAGTTGCACCACTTCCATTCCACACTGCATACTGTAGAAACAAGAATCGGAAGTAACCTACCCAAAATTGAACACCATGTACATACCCTACACATAGAGCCAGTTGCGATCTTGTCAGTAACACTTCATAGAGAATGCTTATTTTTGTACTATTGAAGTGGCCGTTGTCAGATTAATTTACATTGAGAACGGTAATCACTTTTGACGAACAATACGGTATCTAATAGTTCGAGCTATTTGCAATAAAATCAGCCACAGCTGTGTGTTTCCATGCAATAGCTACGTGCAATGGCGTTCGACCTGATTTGCTATATATTCTAAGGTTGGCAGCATGATCCACAAGACATTGCACAATCTGTAGGTGGCCGCCACTGGCAGCAGCGTGAAGGGGTGTGAAGCCGTCACTGGAATCTTGCAAATTAAGATCCGCGCCTCGCTGCAGCAATAATCGCGCGACGGGAACACGACCAAACCACGCCGCCAGCCACAACGGAGTCTGCTGTCTGTAATTGTAGCAATCCACGTGCAGCCCAGCATCCAGCAACTGAGTGACCAGCTCCACATTCCCTGTTTTGGCAGCAATGTGAAGAATATTGTTGCCGAACTGGTCGCCAGCTGTAATCTCTGACTCACGCAACAATAAAGAAACAACAGCAAACTTTCCATTTTTTGCAGCTCTCAGCAATGCAGTGTTGCCACACCAATCGCATGACGTTACACTAGCGCCATGATCTTTCAAGAATTTCACAACTTCCAGCTCTCCTTCTTCAGCAGCCCAAATCAGAGGTGTCCTCTTGTAAAGGCCACGATCCTGTGCCTCTACATCAGCTTCGCTTTTTGCTAGATATTTCACAAGATCCAATTGGCCGTGTTTCGCTGCGATGTGCAACATTGTTGCTTCACACCTATACCTTCCGTAACCCATGCGGATCCAGTATCCAACAGGAATGCCATTGTTCAACATAAATGCTATTAAGTTCACAAGTCCATTTATAGATGCCACTCGCAACATTTCTTGGACGTAAGCATTATTACACATGTTCAGTTTGGTGAAAAGTAAGTCCGCAGCATCTGCAGAGCTTCCTAACAACAAATCAACGGCTGGCCAAGCTCTGATTTTGTCACCAAGGCAGAGTGGGGACCAGTTCAAGACGTCATCTCTGATATTTGGATCTGCTCCGTACCTTAACAAAGTTTGAAGAACTTGGTTTGTCACATTACACGACGTTTCACTGTATGAGTCAATGTAGTTCATAACTGCAAGAAATAAGGCAGTCCTTCCACCATGATCTTTGGCATTCACGTCTATGTTCTGTGATAACAACAATGTATCCACTGCTGTTTTGTCTTGATTAACAACTGCCACATGTAACTCGAATTCCTGAGCCACGATTCTATCAAAAAAGTTTcttaaaacttgaaaatttagATCGAATAGTAATTCTGTCAGAAGGTTCCTCACAAATTCGTAATTTCTGGCAAACCAAAGAGCTGCAAAATATTCAGAGAATGTCCGGTGTATAAAGACTGGTTTGCCATTcacaatttctttaataattccgGTTTTCTCGCGACCTTCCTCAATTcgatttgaaaattttgtaattctaTTAATAATGATATCTGAACCTGGCAACTTTTTCACATGAGCGTTCGGAAGGATGGCTAACAAAGCTGATAACATATGATTTTGTTCAAATGTTTCCCTTAATTCTTCGTAATCCTGTATTAACCCAGGTTTTGTTTTGTCTACATTGTTCTTCTCACAAGAAATCTCAAACTTTCTTTGTACAAATCTGTTACAAAGCTGAATTAAATCCACCTTCAATGGTAGACCAATTTCCTCAGTTTCgatataatttctcaagtcatcTTCAAAAGCCTCTGCAAGCAATCGTGACTGTAAAGGAATTCCCAGAAAATATCTTTCTTTGTCATTGAGATTGGTTGCAGTCAAATGTTGCAACTTCACAAtaaatttacttaaattaatttcattaatttcagagaaaGTTTTCTTCCAGAATTTGGCCAAGAAATTTGCCTGGACTGTATCTGAGAACGGCTGTAATGTGAAAGCCAACGTGGACAAGTCCTGTTCCAGTCTCTGCTTCATTACAGGTCGTGTGGTCACCCATAACTTCTGAACCTTACTTGCCTGAAGATGTTGAAGCATCAGTGTCACCTTTCCCGCGTGAGTGGGACTAATCTCATCGTATCCGTCAAATAACATGCATACCTCCTCCATTTTCACCAACTTCATTCTCAAAATGTCTCTCCATTCTGAGGGAATCCCTGAAACCTCCAGTATAAATGTTATTACATGTGCCAAATCTACATCTTCTGGTAAAACTTCTAGTAAATTAGTGAAATCATTCAAATTTACCCTTATTACCCACATAGATGGGTTCATGTGCTTGATTCCAAGTGCTAGATGACTCAGAAGTGTAGATTTTCCCATCCCAGATTCAGCAGATACCAAAACCAGACGATGGGGAACATCAGCAATGGAATCGACATTCTCAAACAAGTTTGTTTTGCTAAGTTGTATCCAGTTCTTTATGGTTCTAATGTCTCCTCTAGATTCCTTCCATAGTAAGCCACTATTTTGCCTGCAAAGCCAGTGAACACTCTGCTGTGGTTTCGCTAATTGTATGAAATCATCTTCCGATTCGACAGCTACAACTCCGCAGTGATCCAGGTCCTCGTTCTGCGTGTTCATTGCCTCAAATTTCACAGCATGAGGCGCCATTTGCTGTAATTCAGAATCTGAAAGTCCACTAACAGCAAATGTAACAGGAGCGTCAATCATGTTGCGTAAAATCTTCTGTCTGACTCTGCCCACAAGTCGCAACGTTCGAGGTATATAGTACTCCAAGTCGCCAAAAAGCTCATCGCCAAGAACAACCTTTTCAGACAACAGCTGCATAATGATATTACCATCCACTAAGCTGTACTTATCTCCTGCTAGTTTCCTAAAAGGAATATCATGACCTTGAAAATTCACCACCGACGACAGAACTTTTTGCTGCGAAACTTCATCTAGTTGATCCAAATTTGTGTCATCGCACACTGTAAAGCAATCAGTGTGTGGTTTCGTTTCGGAGATACAAATGAATCTCTTCCTAGGACAACTGTGAAAGAAATCATAAGGAATATATCCGTCATCCACTAAAATTAGCAAATCACACCATTTTTCCCAAAGAATAAACAGTTCACTTTCGTGTGATTCAAACGCTTTGCCCTCTACCATAAGATATGTGTTATTTCCTAAACTCTGATGGACCTTCAAACATACAAGAAGTGAAGAATCATGTTTCATAggtgaaatgtgtaaagttgtatTATCGGATATAATTTCTTTACATTTACTAACATTTTCTTCATTGAATCTAATGTTTAAGCTATTCAACTTTCTAACAAGGTCGTCGTTGAATTCATTAATGCGGGCTTGCATTATTCCCCTCCAGAACAGAGCCTCTTCTGTTAGAAAGAAAGACTCTTTCTCCCACCAGTTGTGTATTTCTTTCAACAGTCTTTCAAATATTATCCCTGTAGCTGAAGTTCCGGTACCACATGCTGTTTGAATCTCTTTCTTTATGAACATATCAAGTCCACTCTCATCGGATTGCAGAGAATACACTTTGAACCTGCTTAAGAAATCTTTATAGTGTGATAGATTTCCCCAGTCGtttatttctcttgaaattttATTTGCATCTCTTTCAAGCTCTATCAGTTTCCTCCTTATATCAACGCTGCTTATTTGTTTTTTCATCTCTTCAAGTTTTTCAGTTGAATCTTCCTCTCTGGCTTTGAATTCATGGAGAAAACTACCATATGTTTCTAACTgctgaaataaattgtatatataaGTGTCATTTTCTTCTGTGAAGCAATACACCTCTCCTTCTGTGAAAAGAACACTATGCTGTCCATCTGGACATAAAGTGTTTGTATGCAGTGCATTGTTTGTAAACAATACTAATTCTACATTATCAATGTTGATGTTGCTAGTGATATCACGGTTTCTAAGCCATTTCATCACTTCCGGGTAAGATTTGCAATACTGAGGAACACTGTAATCACCTCTGAGGGATAGAAGGGCGGCGCTGATGTTTCTAgtcttttttctgtaaacatttTGCTTATGTTTCAATTGGATGAACATGATCTTTATGTCGTTTTGTGTCTCATCCATGTATGCAAACACTATATCATCAAATTGTCCAACCCCAGCCACATTACTGGCCAAAGAGAATTTCGGAGTCGTGTTGACACCACGCATGAACAGCAATGCCAACATTTTGGTCTCAAAATTCAAACCTCTGCCATCAGCACTTGAAGATCGTTTTCTGTAGTCTTCAATCCTGTAACAAATCAATTCAGTGCCGCTTTCAATTTCTGTATGCATAAATTTGAACTGCAattacttgtaaattctagcttatacagggtgtaacaacttttatgtttagaatttctggaacatgttccctgacacattctacgttgattaaacctaacatacctaggggagagttgccgaatttggaccgttgcctaaattggaccgcagttgtatttccatatatagaagtatttcaaacatttcatttggCACCACTGCTTGCTGACGCTGCCTAAGATACTCATCTTGAAGTTCAGTGAGCTGCAGCCATATTAGCGAATAGGATTGCCGTTAATGTGTTTTGGTGTTTTCGCTTACAATTTTTACGCTACGGATCTTAAGCTTCTATATACAGTAggagtaagtaataacaatttctatactatacgttacaagtatttttcattagctactatctgcgtgtattaaaactagtttttaatttcatgtgtttgtttagtgtcgtctgtttgcataagtgaacaagttgcctaggttggacctctgcgcgctgcctggattggactggtccaatttaggaaaATGTTAGTATTTcttttcaacatgaatataaagcattatactatggtcaacgttaagaaaaagtagcatattgggggattctgtgtctttatgtttccaagatGTCAAAAAGGGGAACTTACGGGAAATGAAATGATGCTTCGAAGATGGCGGTAGCAGCATAAAGGAATAGTGACTATGGACTCAACGAGTGTGCTCGCGTGTATGGAGTGCCATAGACTACAGCAAAGATATATGCTGATTGCAAAAACGCTTTCCAATGAAGTACTTCGGAAGGCAAGCAacctttagtttttttttttatgagtcTTCCTCTAgttttgaaataggctatgtaaccgagacaagcaactaatataaaactaCTTCAGTATAAAGAGAAATATTATGACTGTAACAATAAGCTTGAATGCAATAGTGTTTctataattaatttatcttgtttttctttatttttcatccaagttcagagaattgtgtaacttctttcaccaaatgttaatagctgatacatttttaacgtaaaatttggtgaattaaagatatttataataaatactcttcttctacttatttgtttactattactaatgtatttttgcgaggtccaaattgggacactatgagtccaaattaggcaaccggtttcccattttggaccatttccatgattttagttttacctttttatattcattaggaattgtgtaatttaaaatataacactgTAGGATGAAAGTAGATAGAATGTAGAATGTGctagaacatattttgatttaatttaatcattattaaagacatgggattaaaaaacaaaaaactggtccaatataggcaaccttccccatatccgaaattgagaggttacagagataacagagctggaaaaaatagaacttcttgcagctccaagcattataccgtttatacaaggcctattttatggctttactaagtagagatacataagaaacatttgaaaagcagtgaatggaggaaattttacttttaagagaaattaaattaaaattgtttaggttgctaaggaaacgaaacagacaacagtttaaaataacagttgtgagaaaaataaaccgtattgtgactaatctttttattgagttttgaccattaaaacatgccttttgtgtacgcacatcaggaatacgccgacatagttcatgtgtatggactgtgtgatggcaatgcaacagcagctgttttggcatatcaagcacggttcccaaatcgtaggattcctagtgcacaggtattttcacgtgcctatcggcagatttcaagaagtacagtgtttggaatcttaaggacattttttttcaaatttgcactgcttctttcatactcacaagtagttgatattaaaatgtaatatggtactaataaaaataatgacatagacatgtcactttcggaaattggtgttacgtctttcagtattcagcgataaaattaaactcaaaaatttaactttggggtacaaataatccaaacctatagaactttggatataggtatgttaggtttaatcgacgtagaacatgtcagggaacatgttccagaaattctaaacattaaagttgtcacaccctgtatatactggcTGTAGTACGATCATCTGGGCAAACTTTGTTGGATGGTTGTTTACGAATTACATGCCatttagtttcatcattttcCTAGTTACCGTGGTCACCTATGCTCTTACGATATttagaaaaatatcaatttcgaAATAATCATATAGATGAACGTTTACATCATATTTGATAACATTATAGTGGTTTTCCGAATTCAATCTTTCTGTAAGTGTAACACGATTTATGCTAActacattttgttcatatttagtatctatgagttactaaaaaataaataccgtatctaagataatatgaaattaaagaaaaactgacAGTCGACAAATACCAATATTAACTAACCTGATTTCCAGTCTGTTGCTGCTGGTTCTATCCTTGTCCTgcaacataaaataattgtttctcGAGTTCTGTCA
This sequence is a window from Periplaneta americana isolate PAMFEO1 chromosome 2, P.americana_PAMFEO1_priV1, whole genome shotgun sequence. Protein-coding genes within it:
- the LOC138712845 gene encoding uncharacterized protein isoform X2, which produces MISRWERTGKILLAASCFLIEDYRKRSSSADGRGLNFETKMLALLFMRGVNTTPKFSLASNVAGVGQFDDIVFAYMDETQNDIKIMFIQLKHKQNVYRKKTRNISAALLSLRGDYSVPQYCKSYPEVMKWLRNRDITSNINIDNVELVLFTNNALHTNTLCPDGQHSVLFTEGEVYCFTEENDTYIYNLFQQLETYGSFLHEFKAREEDSTEKLEEMKKQISSVDIRRKLIELERDANKISREINDWGNLSHYKDFLSRFKVYSLQSDESGLDMFIKKEIQTACGTGTSATGIIFERLLKEIHNWWEKESFFLTEEALFWRGIMQARINEFNDDLVRKLNSLNIRFNEENVSKCKEIISDNTTLHISPMKHDSSLLVCLKVHQSLGNNTYLMVEGKAFESHESELFILWEKWCDLLILVDDGYIPYDFFHSCPRKRFICISETKPHTDCFTVCDDTNLDQLDEVSQQKVLSSVVNFQGHDIPFRKLAGDKYSLVDGNIIMQLLSEKVVLGDELFGDLEYYIPRTLRLVGRVRQKILRNMIDAPVTFAVSGLSDSELQQMAPHAVKFEAMNTQNEDLDHCGVVAVESEDDFIQLAKPQQSVHWLCRQNSGLLWKESRGDIRTIKNWIQLSKTNLFENVDSIADVPHRLVLVSAESGMGKSTLLSHLALGIKHMNPSMWVIRVNLNDFTNLLEVLPEDVDLAHVITFILEVSGIPSEWRDILRMKLVKMEEVCMLFDGYDEISPTHAGKVTLMLQHLQASKVQKLWVTTRPVMKQRLEQDLSTLAFTLQPFSDTVQANFLAKFWKKTFSEINEINLSKFIVKLQHLTATNLNDKERYFLGIPLQSRLLAEAFEDDLRNYIETEEIGLPLKVDLIQLCNRFVQRKFEISCEKNNVDKTKPGLIQDYEELRETFEQNHMLSALLAILPNAHVKKLPGSDIIINRITKFSNRIEEGREKTGIIKEIVNGKPVFIHRTFSEYFAALWFARNYEFVRNLLTELLFDLNFQVLRNFFDRIVAQEFELHVAVVNQDKTAVDTLLLSQNIDVNAKDHGGRTALFLAVMNYIDSYSETSCNVTNQVLQTLLRYGADPNIRDDVLNWSPLCLGDKIRAWPAVDLLLGSSADAADLLFTKLNMCNNAYVQEMLRVASINGLVNLIAFMLNNGIPVGYWIRMGYGRYRCEATMLHIAAKHGQLDLVKYLAKSEADVEAQDRGLYKRTPLIWAAEEGELEVVKFLKDHGASVTSCDWCGNTALLRAAKNGKFAVVSLLLRESEITAGDQFGNNILHIAAKTGNVELVTQLLDAGLHVDCYNYRQQTPLWLAAWFGRVPVARLLLQRGADLNLQDSSDGFTPLHAAASGGHLQIVQCLVDHAANLRIYSKSGRTPLHVAIAWKHTAVADFIANSSNY